A window of the Cellvibrio sp. pealriver genome harbors these coding sequences:
- a CDS encoding YigZ family protein: MPTYTILSTAVESTTEEKNSEFITFLHPVTSREEAMVWVEVYRKQYPDAAHVCWAYVIGNTRQPLTQAFSDDGEPSGTAGKPMLHVLTERDVGNSLAVVVRYFGGVKLGAGGLVRAYSGAVSQAVNAAVLVAVTPKVECIVSVDFAREAKVRHLVNQFQGEILAVDYAAQVSLQIRLEEAQLDAFSVQVVNETAGTAIVKLNFF, encoded by the coding sequence ATGCCCACCTACACCATCCTATCCACCGCTGTTGAATCCACCACCGAAGAAAAAAACAGTGAGTTCATTACTTTTTTGCATCCGGTTACTTCGCGTGAAGAGGCGATGGTGTGGGTGGAGGTTTATCGCAAGCAGTATCCGGATGCGGCGCATGTGTGTTGGGCGTATGTGATTGGCAATACGCGGCAGCCGTTAACACAGGCGTTTAGTGATGACGGTGAGCCTTCGGGTACGGCGGGTAAGCCGATGCTGCATGTATTAACCGAGCGCGATGTGGGCAATTCGCTCGCGGTAGTGGTGCGTTATTTTGGTGGGGTGAAGTTGGGTGCAGGTGGTTTGGTGCGGGCGTATTCCGGTGCGGTGTCGCAGGCGGTGAATGCGGCGGTATTGGTTGCGGTTACGCCCAAGGTGGAATGTATTGTCAGCGTGGATTTTGCGCGTGAGGCGAAGGTTCGCCACCTGGTTAACCAATTTCAGGGCGAGATACTGGCGGTGGATTACGCGGCGCAGGTGAGTTTGCAGATCCGTTTGGAAGAGGCGCAGCTGGATGCGTTTAGTGTGCAGGTGGTGAATGAAACGGCGGGCACGGCGATAGTGAAGTTGAATTTCTTTTAA
- a CDS encoding YciI family protein: MKVMVMVKASPGSEAGKMPSEALLNAMGQFNEELVKAGIMESGDGLKPSSEGFRVRFSGDKRVVTTGPFTETNELIAGYWIWNVNSMEEAIEWVKKCPNPMEDEDSDIEIRTFYTMEDFAEADVDGKAAAHEDALRQTIAMRKVQVNNYLFFSGRCDEALAFYKQHLSAEVKFLIRFNESPDPMPEGVLQPGFENKVMHAEFSLGNVDIMASDGCNDAETFSGFRIALNVNDEAEARRIFAALASNGGKVDMPLMKTFWSPLYGQVTDQFGVGWMVMLPGEEPA, from the coding sequence ATGAAAGTCATGGTTATGGTTAAAGCATCGCCCGGTTCTGAAGCAGGCAAAATGCCGAGCGAGGCGCTGCTCAATGCAATGGGCCAATTTAATGAAGAATTGGTGAAGGCTGGCATTATGGAATCTGGCGATGGATTAAAGCCCAGCAGCGAAGGTTTTCGTGTGCGTTTTAGTGGCGATAAACGCGTTGTCACCACTGGCCCTTTCACTGAAACCAATGAGCTGATTGCCGGTTATTGGATTTGGAATGTGAACTCCATGGAAGAAGCGATTGAGTGGGTAAAGAAATGCCCTAACCCGATGGAAGATGAAGACTCTGATATTGAAATTCGCACATTTTATACGATGGAGGATTTTGCCGAGGCCGATGTAGATGGCAAAGCGGCTGCACATGAAGACGCACTGCGCCAAACCATTGCGATGCGTAAAGTGCAGGTAAATAATTATTTATTTTTCTCTGGCCGTTGCGATGAAGCACTCGCATTTTATAAACAACATTTAAGTGCAGAGGTTAAATTTTTAATCCGCTTTAACGAAAGCCCCGACCCTATGCCAGAAGGTGTATTGCAGCCGGGTTTTGAAAACAAAGTGATGCACGCTGAATTCAGCTTGGGCAATGTGGATATCATGGCATCGGATGGTTGTAACGATGCCGAAACATTCAGCGGTTTTCGCATCGCACTGAATGTTAACGATGAAGCCGAAGCGCGCCGTATTTTTGCCGCACTGGCCAGCAATGGCGGCAAAGTGGATATGCCGTTAATGAAAACCTTTTGGTCGCCGTTGTATGGGCAAGTCACTGACCAATTTGGTGTTGGTTGGATGGTGATGCTGCCAGGTGAAGAGCCAGCATAA
- a CDS encoding protein-glutamate O-methyltransferase CheR: MSTHNDISPFAFHKIRDYVYRTAGIVIGNDKTALVTGRLWRRLELYGHKTYEAYFAYVSSPEGAQERSTMLDLLTTNETYFFREPAHFEFLRDQIIPQQRNKPMRVWCAASSTGEEPHSIAMVLSDVMGKTDWDILATDISGKVLEHARTGVYRAERIDHIPANYLKNYCRRGIGEYEGMLAVVPSLRSRIRFEQHNLMHTRKNDEQFDVIFLRNVLIYFDQPTKQKVIENLLQCLRPGGWLILGHCESITGLNLKLTTIRPSIYRKPADAVQVLQKLAV, translated from the coding sequence ATGAGTACACATAACGACATCAGCCCCTTTGCGTTCCACAAAATCCGCGATTACGTTTATCGCACTGCGGGTATTGTGATTGGTAATGATAAAACGGCCTTGGTCACTGGCCGCCTCTGGCGTCGTCTTGAGTTGTATGGCCACAAAACCTACGAAGCTTATTTTGCGTATGTGTCCAGCCCTGAAGGTGCGCAAGAGCGCAGCACCATGCTGGATTTGCTCACCACAAATGAAACTTATTTTTTCCGCGAGCCTGCGCATTTTGAATTTTTGCGCGACCAGATTATTCCGCAACAACGCAACAAGCCGATGCGTGTATGGTGTGCAGCATCCTCTACCGGTGAAGAGCCCCACAGCATTGCAATGGTGTTATCCGATGTGATGGGTAAAACCGACTGGGATATTTTGGCAACCGATATTTCCGGCAAAGTACTTGAGCACGCGCGCACCGGTGTTTACCGCGCTGAGCGCATTGATCATATTCCGGCAAATTACTTAAAAAATTATTGTCGCCGAGGTATTGGTGAATACGAAGGTATGTTGGCAGTCGTGCCTTCACTGCGTTCACGCATCCGTTTTGAGCAACATAATTTGATGCATACACGTAAAAATGACGAACAATTTGATGTGATTTTTTTGCGCAATGTCCTGATTTATTTTGACCAGCCTACCAAGCAAAAAGTGATTGAGAATTTGCTGCAATGCTTGCGCCCTGGTGGCTGGTTGATTCTTGGTCATTGCGAAAGCATAACGGGTTTAAATCTTAAATTGACGACGATACGTCCATCGATTTATCGCAAACCAGCAGACGCTGTACAGGTTCTACAAAAGTTAGCGGTGTAA
- a CDS encoding Sir2 family NAD-dependent protein deacetylase: MPNTSITQAADYIQQADALIIAAGAGMGVDSGLPDFRGNEGFWKAYPALAKAKMDFTQAASPDTFVRDVKLAWGFYGHRLALYRNTIPHEGFAILKRWGESKAKGYSVFTSNVDGQFQKAGFAADNIYECHGSIHHLQCLEPCSATIWEANSFLPEVDHEQCQLINKPPLCPYCNQIARPNILMFGDWGWISDRSDQQAEQLQLWLQRCNNPVVIELGAGTHIPSVRRFSEQVVNSFNGKLIRINPRDYEVPLQNAVGISMGAKAGLIAIEQVIKPQQ, encoded by the coding sequence ATGCCCAACACCTCCATCACTCAAGCAGCCGATTACATCCAACAAGCCGATGCGCTTATCATCGCTGCTGGTGCAGGCATGGGTGTGGATTCGGGTTTGCCGGATTTTCGGGGCAACGAGGGATTTTGGAAGGCCTACCCTGCCCTTGCAAAAGCGAAAATGGATTTTACGCAAGCGGCGTCGCCCGATACATTTGTGCGCGATGTGAAATTGGCTTGGGGATTTTATGGGCACCGGCTCGCACTTTATCGCAATACTATTCCCCACGAAGGCTTTGCGATTTTAAAACGCTGGGGCGAAAGCAAAGCGAAAGGTTATTCGGTATTTACCAGTAATGTGGATGGGCAATTTCAAAAAGCAGGTTTCGCTGCGGATAATATTTACGAGTGCCACGGCTCTATTCATCACTTGCAATGTCTTGAACCCTGCTCCGCTACTATTTGGGAGGCAAATTCATTCTTGCCTGAAGTCGATCACGAACAGTGTCAGCTTATTAATAAGCCTCCGCTGTGCCCCTATTGCAACCAAATCGCGCGGCCAAATATTTTAATGTTTGGCGATTGGGGTTGGATTAGCGATAGATCGGATCAGCAAGCCGAGCAATTACAGCTCTGGTTGCAGCGCTGTAATAATCCGGTGGTGATTGAGCTAGGTGCAGGCACACATATTCCATCGGTGCGCCGCTTTTCCGAGCAGGTCGTAAACAGTTTTAATGGCAAATTAATTCGCATTAATCCGCGCGATTATGAAGTACCGCTCCAAAATGCGGTGGGTATTAGCATGGGAGCGAAAGCGGGATTGATCGCCATTGAACAAGTCATCAAGCCCCAACAATAA
- a CDS encoding response regulator transcription factor translates to MSKTAIATAYLIDDDSITLELMSGIVEPIGVEPVCFESAEAFLDAYTPRPCECVITDMRMPGVSGLQLHKVLQQRYPVPPPLIIVTGYAEVSAAVEAMKQGAFDFVEKPINGHQFLEKLQAALSLSRQLHQKRMDLSTREARIALLTPKEQEVLQAVLDGLPSKDIAHKLNLSVRTVENHRARIMEKLRVNSAMELMRDFMQLAASR, encoded by the coding sequence ATGAGTAAAACGGCTATAGCAACGGCATATCTGATTGACGACGACAGTATCACCCTCGAATTAATGAGTGGCATTGTAGAACCCATAGGGGTAGAACCCGTGTGTTTCGAGAGCGCCGAAGCCTTTTTGGATGCCTACACCCCACGCCCCTGCGAGTGCGTAATTACTGACATGCGCATGCCCGGTGTGAGTGGTTTGCAGCTGCATAAAGTCCTGCAGCAGCGCTATCCGGTGCCGCCACCGCTGATTATTGTCACCGGCTATGCCGAGGTCAGTGCGGCGGTAGAGGCGATGAAACAGGGCGCATTTGATTTTGTCGAGAAGCCCATCAATGGCCACCAGTTTCTGGAAAAGCTGCAGGCTGCTTTATCGCTCAGCCGCCAGTTGCATCAAAAACGCATGGATTTATCCACCCGCGAGGCGCGCATCGCGCTGCTCACCCCCAAAGAACAGGAAGTCCTGCAAGCCGTACTCGATGGCCTGCCCAGTAAAGACATCGCCCACAAGCTCAACCTGAGTGTGCGCACCGTGGAAAACCACCGCGCGCGCATTATGGAAAAGCTGCGCGTGAACTCCGCTATGGAGCTGATGCGCGACTTCATGCAGTTGGCTGCCAGCCGCTAA
- a CDS encoding PAS domain-containing hybrid sensor histidine kinase/response regulator — protein sequence MPNFKFRVVQKSRLKRYFSFVSLVNPPLISAVLAIALLFFFTAVALRHIHASQERVIREHLQTSLNSFSELITIWQQQNVAAIQMLANSSQGKNLLRQVLLEKGDNPATHEALREWLYPVLMVMGFDGFSVINHERILVAASSENYHKQKVQLAETHEVLDKALANHPAISRPVAALRPISGPRGTQPAGTLMQNMCVLLEPGVTAPGYFCLRFNTQASFFPIFFKGRTGGSGEIYAIDNHGRLMTPLRFHNDSSHGQPLIGLGEKVRRAANSSDAGPLTDMVGFLINHEAGLVKVGYEDYRGVKVAGAGRWIDEMELGVIVEQDISEAMAPYQASRNIIIGLSVSANLLIILLTITGMVNRRRLAIREGRFRSLLDNLPAATHMTSMDHRLIMVNPAFCSLLMLDEHDLLGVDLHHIAAPNWLKPLLQAEEQVGADSYWKDVVSELKHPDGSPRYYRIVRFPIVHGQDQEPQAITCIWVDVTERIVATQRMEEVNQNLEQMIDERTRELMAAKDAALAASQSKAEFLANMSHEIRTPLNAIIGLAHVALANKPEAKQRTYLEKMRGSGEHLLDIVNDILNFSRMEAGKLSLDHSEFSVVQLIDKTVDQVWEKAAAKGLAVNVNIDEKIPSLLLGDALRLGQILINFCANAVKFTDQGSISINAFKVRDWEDRVEVLFEVQDTGIGIDAEKQAKLFQPFQQVDSSSARRFEGTGLGLSICKNLADLMNARIDVQSAPGHGSSFRLRVQLEKARPQTIAPLIQPNVPDPVSAAISCKILVVEDNLLNQEIIFSLLESMGAEVMCVGSGPEALAALQQQALAQQPFDVVLMDIQLPGMDGVETTARIRELAIGKHLPIIAVTANALPGDKETYLAAGMDDYLSKPIEPAQLRRVLEQWGHACRVAPELVSSAGSMEFLHNAGIDTQRALHNLMGNEKLYRRLLERFAHERAEFPAQLPVLLEKNPAEALNQVHSLKSLAGSLGMNQLEVNCFQLEQALHNGEWQQDMVDKLDDELIAMVELVARGLNLPSH from the coding sequence ATGCCGAACTTCAAGTTCCGGGTAGTGCAAAAATCCCGGTTAAAGCGTTATTTTTCATTTGTCTCGCTGGTCAATCCCCCCCTGATATCAGCAGTGCTAGCGATAGCACTGCTGTTTTTTTTTACCGCCGTTGCATTGCGCCATATCCACGCCAGCCAGGAGCGGGTGATCCGCGAACACCTGCAAACCTCGCTGAATTCTTTCTCTGAACTGATCACTATCTGGCAGCAGCAGAATGTCGCTGCCATCCAGATGCTGGCTAATTCATCCCAAGGCAAAAATTTACTGAGGCAGGTTTTGCTGGAGAAAGGCGATAACCCAGCGACCCATGAAGCCCTGCGCGAATGGTTGTACCCGGTGCTAATGGTTATGGGCTTTGATGGCTTTTCGGTGATTAACCATGAACGTATTTTGGTTGCAGCCAGTTCAGAGAATTACCACAAACAAAAAGTCCAGCTCGCCGAGACCCATGAGGTTCTGGATAAAGCACTGGCAAACCACCCGGCTATTTCGCGCCCGGTTGCGGCCTTGCGCCCGATTTCAGGGCCGCGCGGAACGCAACCTGCGGGCACGCTCATGCAAAACATGTGTGTTCTGCTTGAACCCGGGGTGACTGCACCCGGGTACTTCTGCTTGCGTTTTAATACCCAGGCCAGTTTTTTCCCAATTTTTTTTAAAGGCCGCACCGGTGGTTCCGGTGAAATTTATGCAATTGATAACCACGGTCGGCTGATGACGCCGCTGCGTTTCCATAATGACAGCAGCCATGGTCAACCGCTGATCGGATTGGGCGAGAAAGTGCGCCGCGCTGCCAACAGTAGTGATGCTGGCCCGCTGACCGACATGGTGGGCTTCCTGATCAACCATGAAGCGGGGCTAGTGAAGGTAGGTTATGAGGATTATCGCGGCGTGAAGGTCGCGGGTGCAGGGCGCTGGATCGATGAAATGGAATTGGGGGTGATTGTCGAGCAAGATATCAGCGAGGCAATGGCTCCTTATCAGGCATCGCGCAATATCATTATCGGTTTGAGTGTGAGTGCGAACCTGTTGATTATCCTGCTGACGATTACGGGGATGGTCAACCGCCGCCGTCTGGCCATCCGCGAAGGGCGCTTCCGCTCGCTGCTGGACAATTTGCCCGCCGCCACTCATATGACCTCGATGGACCATCGCCTGATTATGGTGAATCCGGCGTTTTGCAGTTTGCTGATGCTGGATGAGCATGACCTGCTGGGGGTTGATCTGCACCATATTGCTGCGCCCAATTGGCTCAAGCCGCTCTTGCAAGCTGAAGAGCAGGTTGGGGCGGATTCTTATTGGAAAGATGTGGTATCCGAACTTAAGCACCCGGACGGCAGCCCGCGCTATTACCGCATCGTGCGTTTTCCCATCGTACATGGGCAAGACCAGGAGCCGCAGGCGATTACCTGTATTTGGGTGGATGTGACCGAGCGCATTGTCGCCACCCAGCGGATGGAAGAGGTCAACCAAAATCTGGAGCAGATGATTGACGAGCGCACCCGCGAATTAATGGCCGCCAAAGATGCAGCACTGGCGGCATCGCAAAGCAAGGCAGAATTCCTCGCCAATATGAGCCATGAAATCCGCACCCCGCTCAATGCCATCATTGGCCTTGCCCATGTGGCGCTCGCCAATAAACCGGAAGCAAAACAGCGCACTTATCTGGAAAAAATGCGCGGCTCGGGCGAGCATTTATTGGACATTGTGAACGACATACTGAATTTCTCGCGCATGGAAGCGGGCAAGCTCAGCCTTGACCACAGTGAATTCTCGGTTGTGCAATTGATCGATAAAACCGTAGATCAGGTGTGGGAAAAAGCGGCCGCCAAAGGGCTAGCCGTCAATGTGAATATCGATGAAAAAATCCCTTCACTGTTGTTGGGCGATGCCTTGCGGCTGGGGCAGATCCTGATTAACTTCTGCGCCAATGCGGTGAAATTTACCGATCAGGGCAGCATCAGTATCAATGCCTTCAAAGTGCGTGATTGGGAGGATCGGGTTGAAGTTCTGTTTGAAGTACAGGATACCGGTATCGGGATTGATGCTGAAAAACAGGCCAAACTGTTCCAACCTTTCCAGCAGGTCGATTCGTCCAGCGCGCGCCGTTTTGAAGGCACCGGCTTGGGCTTGTCCATCTGTAAAAACCTGGCGGATCTCATGAATGCGCGTATCGATGTACAAAGCGCGCCCGGTCACGGCAGTAGTTTTCGCCTGCGTGTGCAGTTGGAAAAGGCACGCCCGCAAACTATTGCTCCATTGATACAACCCAATGTGCCCGATCCTGTATCGGCCGCAATCAGTTGCAAAATACTGGTAGTGGAAGACAACCTGCTCAATCAGGAAATTATTTTCTCACTGCTGGAATCCATGGGCGCAGAGGTGATGTGTGTCGGGTCTGGCCCCGAGGCGCTTGCCGCGCTCCAGCAGCAGGCATTAGCACAGCAGCCATTTGATGTAGTGCTGATGGACATCCAACTGCCCGGCATGGACGGTGTAGAAACCACGGCACGTATCCGCGAGCTGGCAATAGGCAAACATCTGCCTATTATTGCTGTCACAGCCAATGCCTTGCCCGGCGATAAAGAGACCTATCTGGCAGCCGGTATGGATGATTATCTATCCAAGCCGATTGAACCAGCACAGTTGCGCCGCGTACTGGAGCAGTGGGGGCACGCCTGCCGTGTAGCGCCGGAATTGGTTTCCAGTGCGGGCAGTATGGAGTTTTTGCACAACGCGGGTATAGACACCCAACGCGCTCTGCATAATTTAATGGGCAATGAAAAACTCTACCGGCGCTTGCTTGAACGCTTTGCCCATGAGCGGGCAGAATTCCCGGCGCAGCTACCCGTATTGCTGGAAAAAAATCCAGCAGAGGCACTTAACCAGGTGCATTCGCTGAAGTCCCTTGCGGGCAGTTTGGGAATGAACCAACTGGAAGTGAATTGTTTTCAACTTGAGCAGGCATTACATAACGGCGAATGGCAGCAGGACATGGTCGATAAATTAGATGACGAGTTAATCGCCATGGTGGAATTGGTTGCGCGGGGATTAAATTTGCCGTCGCATTAA
- a CDS encoding EAL domain-containing protein codes for MISLNTSTTLETIDLHRQIHQQGVMVVDDSSMHRYSAHLCLKAFGVSRVYEAANGRLALDQLAQMEETPAVMLLDLEMPVMDGIEVLQQLALLPNKPAVVLASSSDEVLISAVATMAEALGVSLLGAFRKPVNPVDLADALTKYSIGVSAEEILSTQKPASADAAQLSLAIDQAQIQVHYQPKVDLESLQIAGVEALARWQNAKSEWISPAVFIPLAEEHGLIGALTLSVLEQVLQDMNEWWEQGQYIPVAINLSAKSLAEFNLANEIIQRVIRQGIPAHYITFEITESALVVDLPAALATISRLRLKGFGISIDDYGTGFSSMQQLSRFPFSELKIDRSFIQGAPERQYMRNILKSAIELGHRLGISTVAEGVETEAELHLLKSLGCKQAQGFLLARPMSGRDLMSWVDQDLQRKLAICRTSSSG; via the coding sequence ATGATTTCACTCAATACCTCGACCACTCTGGAGACGATTGATTTGCACAGGCAGATCCATCAGCAGGGCGTGATGGTAGTGGATGACAGCAGCATGCACAGATACAGTGCCCATTTGTGCTTGAAAGCCTTCGGGGTAAGCCGTGTATATGAGGCTGCCAACGGCAGGCTTGCACTGGATCAGTTGGCGCAGATGGAAGAGACCCCTGCGGTCATGTTGCTGGATTTGGAAATGCCAGTTATGGACGGCATTGAAGTCTTGCAGCAATTGGCACTCTTGCCCAACAAACCCGCCGTTGTCCTCGCCAGCAGTTCCGATGAAGTTCTGATCAGTGCGGTTGCCACTATGGCCGAAGCGCTGGGCGTGTCGCTGTTGGGCGCATTCCGTAAGCCAGTCAATCCGGTTGACCTGGCCGATGCCCTGACCAAATACAGTATTGGTGTTAGCGCCGAAGAAATCCTCTCTACCCAGAAACCGGCATCAGCCGATGCGGCGCAGCTGAGCCTTGCTATCGACCAGGCTCAAATACAAGTGCATTACCAGCCCAAGGTGGATCTGGAATCGCTGCAGATTGCCGGTGTAGAAGCCTTGGCGCGTTGGCAAAATGCCAAAAGCGAATGGATTTCGCCCGCAGTGTTTATCCCGCTTGCAGAAGAACATGGTTTGATTGGTGCCCTGACCTTATCCGTGCTGGAGCAAGTGCTACAGGACATGAATGAGTGGTGGGAGCAGGGGCAATACATTCCGGTGGCGATCAATCTTTCGGCCAAGTCCCTCGCGGAATTTAATCTCGCCAATGAAATTATCCAACGGGTGATTCGCCAGGGAATCCCCGCGCATTACATTACCTTTGAAATTACCGAGAGTGCGTTAGTGGTGGATTTACCCGCGGCACTGGCAACCATCAGCCGCCTGCGCCTGAAAGGTTTTGGTATTTCCATTGATGACTACGGCACCGGGTTTTCATCCATGCAGCAGTTGTCGCGCTTTCCGTTTTCCGAGTTGAAGATCGATCGCTCCTTCATTCAGGGGGCGCCCGAGCGGCAATACATGCGCAATATTTTGAAATCGGCCATCGAATTAGGGCATCGCCTGGGAATAAGTACGGTTGCCGAAGGTGTAGAGACAGAAGCCGAGCTACACTTGCTCAAAAGCCTGGGTTGTAAACAGGCTCAGGGTTTCCTGCTGGCGCGCCCTATGTCCGGGCGCGATTTGATGAGCTGGGTCGATCAGGATCTACAACGTAAGTTAGCCATATGCCGAACTTCAAGTTCCGGGTAG